The following are encoded together in the Streptomyces sp. NBC_00341 genome:
- a CDS encoding ferrochelatase produces the protein MSDLREPAPYDALLLLSFGGPEGPDDVVPFLANVTRGRGIPEERLKEVGKHYFLFGGVSPINGQNRALLDALRKDFADHGLDLPVYWGNRNWAPYLTDTLREMVRDGRRRIAVLATSAYASYSGCRQYRENLAESLAALEAEGLPVPRVDKLRHYFNHPGFVEPMVDGVIASLADLPEDVRAGAHLAFTTHSIPTSAADSSGPRETHGDGGAYVAEHLDVARVIVGAVRERTGVEYPWQLVYQSRSGAPHIPWLEPDICDHLELLHSDGVPAVVMAPIGFVSDHMEVLYDLDTEATAKAAELRLPVRRSATVGADPRFAAAVRELVLERAATEQGRDPQRCALGALGPSHDLCPVGCCPARALKPAAAGADSPYA, from the coding sequence ATGTCCGATCTGCGTGAGCCCGCTCCCTACGACGCCCTGCTGCTGCTCTCCTTCGGGGGTCCCGAAGGCCCGGACGACGTGGTTCCGTTCCTGGCGAACGTGACCCGCGGCCGGGGTATCCCCGAGGAGCGGCTGAAGGAGGTCGGCAAGCACTACTTCCTGTTCGGCGGGGTCAGCCCGATCAACGGCCAGAACAGGGCGCTGCTCGACGCCCTGCGCAAGGACTTCGCGGATCACGGACTCGACCTGCCGGTCTACTGGGGCAACCGCAACTGGGCGCCCTACCTGACCGACACCCTGCGCGAGATGGTCCGGGACGGACGCCGTCGCATCGCCGTCCTGGCGACCAGCGCCTACGCCTCCTACTCCGGCTGCCGGCAGTACCGCGAGAACCTCGCCGAGTCGCTGGCCGCCCTGGAGGCCGAGGGGCTGCCGGTGCCGCGCGTCGACAAGCTGCGGCACTACTTCAACCACCCCGGCTTCGTCGAGCCGATGGTGGACGGCGTGATCGCCTCCCTGGCCGACCTGCCCGAGGACGTACGGGCCGGGGCGCACCTCGCCTTCACCACACACTCGATCCCCACCTCCGCCGCCGATTCCTCCGGACCGCGGGAGACGCACGGCGACGGCGGCGCGTACGTCGCGGAGCACCTCGACGTGGCCCGGGTGATCGTCGGGGCCGTCCGCGAGCGGACCGGCGTCGAGTACCCCTGGCAGCTCGTCTACCAGTCGCGCAGCGGCGCCCCGCACATCCCGTGGCTCGAACCCGACATCTGCGATCACCTGGAGCTGCTGCACAGCGACGGCGTTCCCGCCGTCGTGATGGCGCCCATCGGCTTCGTCTCGGACCACATGGAGGTCCTGTACGACCTCGACACCGAGGCCACCGCGAAGGCCGCAGAGCTCCGTCTGCCGGTCCGCAGGTCCGCGACCGTCGGCGCCGACCCCCGCTTCGCGGCGGCGGTGCGCGAACTCGTGCTGGAGCGCGCCGCCACCGAACAGGGCCGGGACCCGCAGCGGTGTGCGCTCGGGGCGCTCGGGCCGAGCCACGACCTGTGCCCCGTCGGCTGCTGCCCGGCCCGTGCCCTCAAACCGGCCGCCGCGGGCGCCGACAGCCCCTACGCGTAG
- a CDS encoding D-arabinono-1,4-lactone oxidase, with the protein MTDTYARTATSAWRNWAGNVTARPVRTVSPASVEELAEELRRASEDGIKVKPVGTGHSFTATAATDGLLIRPELLTGIREIDRAAMTVTVEAGTPLKRLNTALAREGLSLTNMGDIMDQTVAGATSTGTHGTGRESASISAQIRALELVTADGTVLTCSATENPDIFAVARIGLGALGVITAITFAVEPVFLLAAREEPMAFDRVTADFDQLVTENEHFEFYWFPHTGNCNTKRNNRSAGPAAPPGKVSGWIEDELLSNGIFQAACALGRAVPATIPSIAKLSSRALSARTYTDIPYKVFTSPRRVRFVEMEYALPREAAVEALREVKAMVERSPLRVSFPVEVRTAPADDIALSTASGRESAYIAVHLYRGTPYQAYFTAVERIMTAHEGRPHWGKVNTRDAGYLAGVYPRFGEFTAVRDRLDPDRLFANDYLRRVLGD; encoded by the coding sequence ATGACCGACACCTACGCACGGACGGCGACGAGCGCTTGGCGTAACTGGGCGGGGAACGTCACCGCCCGTCCGGTACGGACCGTGTCACCCGCCTCCGTGGAGGAGCTGGCCGAGGAGCTGCGCCGGGCCTCTGAGGACGGCATCAAGGTGAAGCCGGTGGGCACCGGCCACTCCTTCACCGCGACCGCGGCCACCGACGGGCTGCTGATACGCCCAGAGCTGCTCACCGGCATCCGGGAGATCGACCGTGCGGCGATGACGGTGACCGTCGAGGCCGGCACCCCGCTGAAGCGCCTGAACACCGCGCTGGCCCGCGAGGGCCTCTCGCTCACCAACATGGGCGACATCATGGACCAGACGGTCGCCGGGGCCACCTCCACCGGCACCCACGGCACCGGCCGTGAATCGGCGTCGATATCCGCGCAGATCCGCGCCCTGGAGCTGGTCACGGCGGACGGCACGGTGCTGACCTGTTCGGCGACCGAGAACCCTGACATCTTCGCCGTGGCGCGGATCGGGCTCGGCGCCCTCGGCGTCATCACGGCGATCACCTTCGCCGTGGAGCCGGTCTTCCTGCTGGCCGCCCGCGAGGAGCCGATGGCCTTCGACCGGGTCACGGCCGACTTCGATCAGCTGGTGACCGAGAACGAGCACTTCGAGTTCTACTGGTTCCCGCACACCGGCAACTGCAACACCAAGCGCAACAACCGCAGCGCGGGCCCCGCGGCCCCGCCCGGAAAGGTCAGCGGCTGGATCGAGGACGAGCTCCTCTCCAACGGGATCTTCCAGGCGGCCTGCGCCCTCGGCCGGGCGGTACCCGCCACGATCCCCTCGATCGCCAAGCTCTCCAGCCGCGCCCTGTCGGCCCGCACCTACACCGACATCCCGTACAAGGTCTTCACCAGCCCGCGCCGGGTGCGGTTCGTGGAGATGGAGTACGCCCTGCCGCGCGAGGCGGCCGTGGAGGCGCTGCGCGAGGTCAAGGCGATGGTGGAGCGTTCACCGCTGCGGGTCAGCTTCCCGGTGGAGGTGCGTACCGCCCCCGCCGACGACATAGCGCTCTCCACGGCCTCGGGCCGGGAGAGCGCGTACATCGCCGTCCACCTCTATCGGGGCACGCCCTACCAGGCGTACTTCACGGCGGTGGAGCGGATCATGACCGCCCATGAGGGCCGCCCGCACTGGGGCAAGGTCAACACCCGTGACGCCGGTTACCTCGCAGGGGTGTACCCGCGCTTCGGAGAGTTCACCGCGGTCCGGGACCGGCTGGACCCGGACCGCCTGTTCGCCAACGACTACCTGCGCCGGGTCCTGGGCGACTGA
- a CDS encoding DUF4193 domain-containing protein: MATDYDTPRKTDDDVDQDSLEELKARRSDKTASAVDVDEFDAAEGLELPGADLSNEELAVRVLPKQADEFTCMSCFLVHHRSQLAREKNGQPICRDCD; this comes from the coding sequence ATGGCAACGGATTACGACACCCCACGAAAGACCGACGACGACGTCGATCAGGACAGCCTTGAAGAGCTCAAGGCTCGTCGGAGCGACAAGACGGCCTCGGCCGTCGATGTCGACGAGTTCGACGCGGCCGAAGGACTGGAGCTGCCCGGCGCAGACCTGTCCAACGAAGAGCTGGCCGTAAGGGTCCTGCCCAAGCAGGCCGACGAATTCACGTGCATGAGCTGTTTCCTCGTGCACCACCGCAGTCAGCTGGCCCGTGAGAAGAACGGCCAGCCGATCTGCCGCGACTGCGACTGA
- a CDS encoding inositol monophosphatase family protein encodes MTDPLLSELLDLALDAAHRAGALLRDGRPADLGVAATKSSPVDVVTEMDIAAEKLITGFLSERRPQDGFLGEEGASSEGTSGVRWVIDPLDGTVNYLYGLPTWAVSIAAERDGERVVGVVEAPMRRETYHAVLGGGAYAKGGAYGDGAALRCRPAPPLDQALVSTGFNYVADVRAHQADVVRVLIPRLRDIRRGGSAAIDLCDVAAGRLDGYYERGLHPWDLAAGDLIAREAGALTGGRPGTPADGGLTVAGSPGVFEPLQSLLEELGAWHD; translated from the coding sequence GTGACCGACCCCCTGCTGTCCGAACTGCTCGACCTCGCCCTGGACGCCGCCCACCGGGCCGGCGCGCTGCTGCGCGACGGACGCCCCGCCGATCTGGGGGTGGCCGCGACCAAGTCCAGCCCGGTGGACGTCGTCACCGAGATGGACATCGCGGCCGAGAAGCTGATCACCGGCTTCCTGTCGGAGCGCCGCCCCCAGGACGGCTTCCTCGGTGAGGAGGGCGCCAGCTCCGAGGGCACCAGCGGCGTCCGCTGGGTGATCGACCCGCTCGACGGCACCGTGAACTACCTGTACGGGCTGCCCACCTGGGCCGTGTCCATCGCCGCCGAACGCGACGGCGAGCGGGTCGTGGGCGTGGTGGAGGCCCCGATGCGCCGGGAGACCTACCACGCGGTCCTCGGCGGCGGCGCGTACGCGAAGGGCGGTGCCTACGGGGACGGTGCCGCCCTGCGCTGCCGGCCCGCCCCGCCGCTCGACCAGGCACTCGTCTCGACCGGCTTCAACTACGTCGCCGACGTCCGCGCGCACCAGGCCGACGTGGTCCGGGTGCTGATCCCGCGCCTTCGGGACATCCGGCGTGGCGGTTCCGCCGCGATCGACCTCTGCGACGTCGCCGCGGGCCGCCTCGACGGCTACTACGAGCGCGGCCTCCACCCGTGGGACCTGGCGGCCGGTGACCTCATCGCCAGGGAGGCCGGTGCGCTGACCGGCGGGCGGCCGGGGACGCCCGCCGACGGCGGTCTGACGGTGGCCGGGTCACCGGGCGTCTTCGAACCGCTGCAGTCCCTGCTGGAGGAGCTCGGCGCCTGGCACGACTGA
- a CDS encoding MFS transporter, protein MPSPYRAIFAAPGSKGFSSAGFLGRMPLSMMGIGVVTMVSQLTGRYGLAGALSATLAMAAAVVGPQISRLVDRYGQRRVLRPVTLVALASVTGLLVCAQQGLADWTLFVFAAGAGCVPSVGSMVRARWAEIYRGSARQLHTAYAWESIVDEVCFIFGPIISIGLSTAWFPEAGPLLAAGFLLVGVFWLTAQRATEPVPHPHARHTRGSAMSSRGLQVLVVTFVATGAIFGAIDVVTVAFAEERGHKAAASLVLAVYALGSCLAGAVFGLLHLKGRPSGRWLVGVCAMAVSMIPLQLAGNLPFLAVALFVAGLAIAPTMVTTMALVEQHVPRTRLTEGMTWTSTGLAVGVALGSSAAGWVVDASGAKAGYAVPAVAGAIAAAVAFLGYRRLSGPVPTEGRGEDDRHLRTDGDERLA, encoded by the coding sequence GTGCCCAGTCCCTACCGCGCGATCTTCGCCGCCCCCGGCTCCAAGGGGTTCTCCTCGGCCGGCTTCCTCGGCCGGATGCCGTTGTCCATGATGGGCATCGGCGTGGTGACCATGGTCTCCCAGCTGACCGGCCGTTACGGGCTGGCGGGCGCGCTCTCCGCGACTCTGGCGATGGCCGCCGCCGTGGTGGGACCGCAGATATCCAGGCTGGTCGACCGGTACGGGCAGCGCCGGGTACTGCGCCCGGTGACGCTGGTCGCGCTGGCGTCGGTGACCGGTCTGCTGGTCTGTGCGCAGCAGGGGCTGGCGGACTGGACCCTGTTCGTGTTCGCGGCCGGTGCCGGATGCGTCCCCAGCGTCGGCTCGATGGTCCGGGCCCGCTGGGCGGAGATCTACCGGGGCTCGGCGCGGCAGCTGCACACCGCGTACGCGTGGGAGTCGATCGTCGACGAGGTGTGCTTCATCTTCGGCCCGATCATCTCGATCGGTCTGTCCACCGCCTGGTTCCCCGAGGCGGGTCCGCTGCTGGCCGCCGGATTCCTGCTGGTCGGCGTCTTCTGGCTGACCGCGCAGCGGGCCACGGAGCCGGTGCCGCATCCACACGCGCGGCACACCAGGGGTTCCGCGATGAGCTCCCGCGGCCTCCAGGTCCTCGTGGTCACCTTCGTGGCGACCGGGGCGATCTTCGGGGCGATCGACGTGGTGACGGTGGCCTTCGCGGAGGAGCGCGGCCACAAGGCCGCGGCGAGCCTCGTACTGGCCGTGTACGCGCTGGGTTCCTGCCTCGCCGGGGCGGTGTTCGGCCTGCTGCACCTGAAGGGCAGGCCGTCCGGCCGGTGGCTGGTGGGAGTGTGTGCGATGGCCGTGAGTATGATCCCCCTCCAACTGGCCGGGAACCTGCCGTTCCTGGCCGTGGCGCTCTTTGTCGCGGGCCTCGCCATCGCACCGACGATGGTCACCACCATGGCCCTCGTCGAACAGCACGTACCGCGCACGAGACTGACCGAGGGCATGACCTGGACCAGCACCGGGCTCGCCGTAGGTGTGGCGCTCGGCTCCTCGGCCGCCGGCTGGGTGGTCGACGCGTCCGGGGCCAAGGCGGGGTACGCGGTGCCCGCGGTGGCGGGGGCGATCGCGGCCGCGGTGGCGTTCCTGGGGTACCGCCGGCTCAGTGGGCCGGTTCCTACGGAAGGGCGCGGGGAAGATGACCGACACCTACGCACGGACGGCGACGAGCGCTTGGCGTAA
- the sepH gene encoding septation protein SepH, with amino-acid sequence MPELRVVAVSNDGTRLVLKAADSTEYTLPIDERLRAAVRNDRARLGQIEIEVESHLRPRDIQARIRAGASAEEVAQFAGIPVDRVRRFEGPVLAERAFMAERARKTPVRRPGENTGPQLGEAVQERLLLRGADKETVQWDSWRRDDGTWEVLLVYRVAGEPHSASWTYDAPRRLVQAVDDEARSLIGETDDVAAPEPSFPFVPRIARLPRDRPLDRALDRQIERPAPPPPPEPEERIGGVTASERDSLTSLLEAVPSFRGDMVVPERPAPPEPPAIEPAAQEPEAEEPPAASAGAGSAYADVLMPRAVAGHRDRLTGTTDRQAEADGVRPGRRAAVPSWDEIVFGTRRKKQD; translated from the coding sequence ATGCCCGAACTGCGTGTCGTGGCCGTCTCCAACGACGGCACACGACTGGTGCTCAAGGCTGCAGACAGCACGGAGTACACCCTCCCGATCGACGAGCGGCTGCGAGCCGCCGTGCGCAACGACCGCGCACGGCTCGGCCAGATCGAGATCGAGGTGGAGAGCCACCTCCGTCCCCGCGACATCCAGGCCCGGATAAGGGCCGGCGCGTCGGCGGAGGAAGTCGCCCAGTTCGCCGGGATCCCGGTCGACCGCGTCCGCCGCTTCGAGGGCCCCGTACTCGCGGAGCGCGCCTTCATGGCCGAGCGCGCCCGGAAGACGCCGGTGCGCCGCCCCGGCGAGAACACCGGACCCCAGCTCGGCGAGGCGGTGCAGGAGCGCCTCCTGCTGCGCGGCGCCGACAAGGAGACCGTGCAGTGGGACTCCTGGCGCCGCGACGACGGCACCTGGGAGGTCCTCCTGGTGTACCGGGTCGCCGGTGAGCCGCACTCCGCGAGCTGGACGTACGACGCCCCGCGCCGGCTCGTTCAGGCGGTGGACGACGAGGCGCGCTCGCTGATCGGCGAGACCGACGACGTCGCCGCGCCCGAACCGAGTTTCCCGTTCGTCCCGCGGATCGCCCGGCTGCCGCGCGACCGGCCGCTGGACCGCGCCCTGGACCGCCAGATCGAGCGCCCCGCGCCGCCTCCGCCGCCCGAGCCGGAGGAGCGCATCGGCGGGGTCACCGCGAGCGAACGCGATTCGCTCACGAGCCTCCTGGAGGCCGTGCCCAGCTTCCGGGGCGACATGGTCGTACCGGAGCGCCCCGCACCGCCCGAGCCGCCGGCGATCGAGCCGGCCGCACAGGAGCCGGAGGCCGAGGAGCCGCCGGCCGCCTCCGCGGGCGCCGGTTCCGCCTACGCGGATGTGCTGATGCCCCGCGCGGTGGCCGGTCACCGCGACCGGCTGACCGGCACGACCGACCGGCAGGCCGAGGCGGACGGCGTCCGGCCGGGCCGCCGGGCCGCGGTGCCGAGCTGGGACGAGATCGTCTTCGGCACGCGCCGCAAGAAGCAGGACTGA
- a CDS encoding sulfurtransferase has translation MKPIISASECVSESAGPRPPVLLDVRWQLGGPPGRPDYEAGHIPGAVYVDLDSELAGPAGSGGRHPLPEPAQFGAVMRRAGVGRDSSVIVYDGGQGWAAARAWWLLRWTGHRDVRVLDGGLAAWTGELSKETPAPAEGDFVPEPGALPLLDADGAAALASSGLLLDARAAERYRGDVEPIDRVGGHIPGAVSAPTVENVGADGRFLSAQTLAARFTGLGADGDAVDVGVYCGSGVSGAHEVLALEVAGFTAALYAGSWSQWSADEIRPVATGPEPR, from the coding sequence ATGAAGCCCATCATCTCTGCATCCGAATGTGTGAGCGAGTCGGCGGGGCCTCGGCCGCCGGTGCTCCTGGACGTACGTTGGCAACTGGGCGGTCCGCCCGGCCGGCCCGACTACGAGGCCGGGCACATCCCCGGGGCGGTCTACGTCGATCTGGACAGCGAACTCGCCGGCCCGGCGGGCAGCGGGGGCCGCCACCCGCTTCCGGAGCCGGCGCAATTCGGCGCCGTGATGCGCCGCGCCGGGGTCGGCCGGGACAGTTCGGTGATCGTGTACGACGGCGGCCAGGGCTGGGCGGCGGCCCGCGCCTGGTGGCTGCTGCGCTGGACGGGGCACCGGGACGTCCGGGTGCTGGACGGCGGTCTCGCAGCCTGGACCGGCGAGCTGTCCAAGGAGACCCCGGCCCCAGCCGAGGGCGATTTCGTGCCGGAGCCGGGGGCGCTGCCGCTGCTGGACGCGGACGGCGCGGCGGCCCTGGCGAGCTCCGGCCTGCTGCTCGACGCGCGGGCCGCCGAGCGCTACCGGGGCGATGTGGAGCCGATCGACCGGGTGGGCGGGCACATCCCCGGCGCGGTCTCGGCCCCCACGGTGGAGAACGTCGGGGCGGACGGGCGCTTCCTGTCCGCGCAGACGCTGGCCGCACGCTTCACCGGGCTCGGTGCCGACGGGGACGCCGTGGACGTCGGTGTCTACTGCGGCTCGGGCGTCTCGGGCGCGCACGAGGTGCTGGCCCTGGAGGTCGCCGGGTTCACCGCTGCTCTCTACGCGGGCTCCTGGTCGCAGTGGTCGGCCGACGAGATCCGGCCGGTCGCCACGGGCCCCGAGCCCCGGTAA
- a CDS encoding cell wall metabolism sensor histidine kinase WalK: protein MPTVQPPPTAPPKPTWEPKQQEPPYPWLRPTIRIRLTLLYGGMFLIAGILLLSIIYMLAAQALHVGSELPFKIANGSVTSDICNLPAKASVETFNAAMNACVNHQRQQALDTLLNRSLLALVGLSIIAFAFGYGMAGRVLSPLGRITRIARRVAGTDLSRRIELDGPDDELKELADTFDDMLDRLERAFTAQQRFVGNASHELRTPLAINRTLLEVHLSDPQAPPELKQLGKTLLATNERSEQLVEGLLLLARSDNQIVERKPVDLAEVASRALDQTRAEAEAKGVEMRGGLAPAVVQGNGVLLERIALNLVQNAVRYNVPDSGWVEVTTELLPGQALLVVSNTGPVVPAYEIDNLFEPFRRLRTERTGSDKGVGLGLSIARSVARAHGGRIIAEPREGGGLVMRVSLPV from the coding sequence GTGCCCACAGTCCAGCCGCCACCGACGGCGCCCCCCAAGCCCACCTGGGAGCCCAAGCAGCAGGAGCCGCCGTACCCCTGGCTGCGCCCGACGATCCGGATACGCCTCACCCTGCTGTACGGCGGCATGTTCCTGATCGCCGGCATCCTGCTGCTGTCGATCATCTACATGCTGGCCGCGCAGGCCCTGCACGTGGGCAGCGAGCTGCCGTTCAAGATCGCCAACGGTTCGGTGACCAGCGACATCTGCAACCTGCCGGCGAAGGCGTCGGTCGAGACCTTCAACGCCGCCATGAACGCCTGCGTCAACCACCAGCGTCAGCAGGCGCTCGACACGCTGCTCAACCGGTCGCTGCTGGCCCTCGTCGGGCTGAGCATCATCGCCTTCGCCTTCGGGTACGGGATGGCCGGACGGGTGCTCTCGCCGCTGGGCCGGATCACCCGTATCGCCCGCCGGGTGGCCGGCACGGATCTGTCCAGGCGCATCGAGCTGGACGGCCCGGACGACGAGCTGAAGGAGCTGGCCGACACCTTCGACGACATGCTGGACCGGCTGGAGCGGGCCTTCACCGCGCAGCAGCGGTTCGTCGGGAACGCGTCGCACGAGCTGCGCACGCCCCTGGCGATCAACCGCACGCTGCTGGAGGTCCACCTCTCCGATCCGCAGGCACCCCCGGAGCTCAAGCAGCTCGGCAAGACCCTGCTGGCCACCAACGAGCGCAGTGAGCAGCTGGTCGAGGGCCTGCTGCTGCTCGCCCGCAGCGACAACCAGATCGTCGAGCGCAAACCCGTCGACCTCGCGGAGGTCGCCTCGCGCGCCCTCGACCAGACCCGGGCGGAGGCCGAGGCCAAGGGCGTGGAGATGCGCGGTGGGCTGGCCCCCGCCGTGGTCCAGGGCAACGGCGTCCTGTTGGAGCGGATCGCGCTGAACCTCGTACAGAACGCGGTGCGCTACAACGTCCCCGACAGCGGCTGGGTCGAGGTCACCACCGAGCTTCTGCCTGGCCAGGCCCTGCTCGTCGTCTCGAACACGGGACCCGTGGTGCCCGCGTACGAGATCGACAACCTCTTCGAGCCCTTCAGGCGGCTGCGTACCGAGCGGACGGGCAGCGACAAGGGGGTGGGGCTCGGCCTGTCGATCGCGCGGTCCGTCGCGCGCGCTCACGGAGGCCGTATCATCGCGGAGCCCCGCGAGGGTGGTGGTCTTGTGATGCGCGTCTCACTGCCTGTCTGA
- a CDS encoding response regulator transcription factor: MRVLVVEDEQLLADAVATGLRREAMAVDVVYDGAAALERIEVNDYDVVVLDRDLPLVHGDDVCRRIVELGMPTRVLMLTASGDVSDRVEGLELGADDYLPKPFAFSELTARVRALGRRTTVALPPVLERAGIKLDPNRREVFRGDQEVQLAPKEFAVLEVLMRSEGAVVSAEQLLEKAWDENTDPFTNVVRVTVMTLRRKLGEPPVIVTVPGSGYRI, from the coding sequence GTGCGCGTACTCGTCGTGGAGGACGAGCAGCTGCTCGCCGATGCGGTGGCCACCGGATTGCGCCGGGAGGCCATGGCCGTCGATGTCGTGTACGACGGTGCGGCGGCACTGGAACGCATCGAGGTCAACGACTACGACGTCGTGGTGCTGGACCGCGACCTCCCCCTGGTGCACGGCGACGACGTGTGCCGCCGGATCGTCGAGCTGGGCATGCCGACCCGGGTGCTCATGCTCACCGCCTCCGGAGACGTCAGTGACCGGGTGGAGGGCCTGGAGCTCGGCGCCGACGACTACCTGCCCAAACCCTTCGCCTTCAGCGAGCTGACCGCACGGGTACGCGCCCTCGGGCGCCGCACGACGGTCGCCCTGCCGCCCGTCCTGGAGCGTGCCGGGATCAAGCTCGACCCGAACCGCCGGGAGGTCTTCCGGGGCGATCAGGAGGTCCAGCTCGCGCCCAAGGAGTTCGCGGTGCTGGAGGTCCTGATGCGCAGCGAGGGCGCCGTGGTCTCGGCCGAGCAGCTCCTGGAGAAGGCCTGGGACGAGAACACCGACCCCTTCACCAACGTCGTCCGGGTGACCGTCATGACCCTGCGGCGCAAACTCGGTGAGCCGCCCGTGATCGTCACCGTGCCCGGCTCCGGCTACCGGATCTGA